The following proteins are encoded in a genomic region of Populus trichocarpa isolate Nisqually-1 chromosome 13, P.trichocarpa_v4.1, whole genome shotgun sequence:
- the LOC7479012 gene encoding uncharacterized protein LOC7479012, protein MFKKAIEAKSHQRLSGADRKKLKRTIRDRFPRASDADIDALLPPKAEITVSKFVNRVHLYGVEGNFPMFFDVDGRGSEIFPTVFALWKVPEMLPSFILKGGEVSQFVIGGADLMFPGISIPAEGLPSFLVGEPWAVKVPGNPAPIAVGSTTMSTAEALKAGLRGKALRITHYYRDLLWESVEGHYVPNAGFLEDVVFEDPVFLSSAQVPDSCEGSGDSSNHENDGVDSKEVGESADVKDPTSDSHPTSKTQLDSDTDTVEQVTKAVGGFKVTDNIAADESTTVVEEQHTLSAEDVDAYLDKCLLQALHTTVNDKDLPMPGSTLWSNHVLPCRPSGITLDIKKSSHKKLSKWLQAKSSAGLISVKEDKYKKETVLFSVNRSHLDYLSFKPERRQEQKVDQGGDQAIKETRSPKLLEVSEIYKPSVHVNPIFASVGADTGKLYSASEASDVVFKYIEKGHLVKTMNKSIVVLDPTLCDALFKGAIKKGSAYPTEIHKKDLGSTFVSRMQAHHVVTRGSESVVRKGSVRTIQIMTERRQGNKKVTKLSGMETFLMDADALASELQKKCACSTSVSELPGKKGHEVLIQGSVIDDVARHLVEQYGVPKRYIEILDKTKK, encoded by the exons atgttcaaGAAGGCGATTGAGGCAAAATCTCACCAGAGACTCTCTGGAGCCGACCGGAAAAAGCTCAAACGAACTATCAGAGACCGCTTTCCTCGCGCTTCCGATGCCGATATAGATGCTTTGCTCCCTCCCAAA GCGGAAATTACTGTTTCAAAGTTTGTAAATAGGGTTCATTTATATGGTGTTGAAGGTAACTTTCCTATGTTTTTCGATGTTGATGGCCGAGGCTCTGAAATTTTCCCCACAG TTTTTGCCCTCTGGAAGGTCCCTGAGATGTTGCCTTCTTTCATTCTGAAAGGGGGTGAGGTATCTCAATTTGTCATTGGAGGAGCAGATCTGATGTTTCCTGGTATCAGTATACCTGCTGAAggtcttccttcttttttagtAGGTGAGCCATGGGCTGTAAAAGTTCCTGGGAATCCAGCACCTATTGCC GTTGGGTCTACCACTATGAGCACTGCTGAAGCCTTGAAGGCTGGTTTGCGCGGAAAGGCCTTACGGATAACTCACTATTATCGGGATTTACTTTG GGAGTCAGTTGAGGGACATTATGTGCCAAATGCAGGTTTCCTTGAAGATGTTGTCTTTGAGGATCCTGTATTCTTATCATCTGCCCAGGTTCCTGATTCATGTGAAGGTTCTGGTGATTCTTCAAATCATGAGAATGATGGTGTTGACAGCAAAGAAGTTGGGGAATCTGCTGATGTAAAAGATCCCACATCAGACAGTCATCCCACTTCCAAGACACAACTTGATTCTGATACTGATACTGTAGAACAAGTAACAAAAGCTGTAGGTGGTTTTAAGGTTACGGATAATATTGCTGCTGATGAATCCACCACTGTTGTTGAAGAACAGCATACTTTGTCTGCTGAAGACGTAGATGCTTATTTGGACAAATGTCTTTTGCAAGCCCTGCATACAACTGTCAATGACAAAGATCTTCCCATGCCTGGAAGCACTTTATG GTCCAACCATGTATTACCTTGTAGGCCTTCAGGTATCACACtagatatcaaaaaatcatcacaCAAGAAATTGTCCAAGTGGTTACAAGCTAAATCATCTGCAGGATTG ATTTCAGTAAAAGaagacaaatataaaaaggaaaCTGTCTTATTTTCTGTGAACCGCAGTCACCTAGACTACCTATCCTTCAAACCAGAAAGAAGGCAGGAGCAGAAGGTTGATCAGGGTGGTGATCAGGCTATTAAAGAAACCCGATCACCAAAACTGCTTGAAGTGTCCGAGATTTATAAACCAAGTGTACATGTCAATCCCATTTTTGCTTCTGTTGGAGCTGATACTGGGAAGCTATACAGTGCTTCAGAAGCCTCTGATGTTGTATTCAAGTACATTGAAAAAGGACATCTGGTAAAGACAATGAACAAGTCCATTGTGGTTCTGGATCCAACCTTATGTGATGCTTTGTTCAAGGGAGCTATCAAGAAAGGATCAGCATACCCGACTGAGATTCATAAGAAAGATTTAGGATCTACATTTGTAAGCCGGATGCAGGCCCACCACGTTGTAACCAGAGGAAGTGAATCAGTTGTTCGTAAAGGTTCAGTGAGAACAATTCAGATAATGACTGAAAGACGTCAAGGTAACAAGAAGGTGACGAAACTCTCAGGCATGGAAACATTCTTGATGGATGCTGATGCATTAGCGTCAGAACTGCAGAAAAAGTGTGCTTGTAGTACATCAGTGTCAGAGTTACCAG gtaaGAAAGGGCATGAGGTTCTTATTCAAGGTAGTGTAATTGATGATGTGGCAAGACATCTGGTTGAACAGTATGGGGTGCCCAAAAGATACATTGAAATTcttgataaaactaaaaaataa